From Pontibacter actiniarum, a single genomic window includes:
- the hscA gene encoding Fe-S protein assembly chaperone HscA, with protein MAKVAINLSTGALQQEEVIVGIDLGTTNSLVAYIHPEDKKPIAINDQGRGTIVPSVVHFANNGETYVGNEAKDYLLTDPANTIYSVKRLLGKSYKDLGEHKDYFGYKVIDDDSEGLVKIRVQDKFYSPIELSAEILKELRERAEHSLKTPVNRAVITVPAYFNDSQRQATRDAGKLAGLEVLRIVNEPTAAALAYGIGIDPNEEKTVAVYDLGGGTFDISILSIHQGIFEVLSTNGDTYLGGDDFDRAIINHWIQNNELIADTVNQDKHLSQELRLRAEEAKRALSAQEVYTGTIDGRIDCHLERHTFETLIAPIVARTMESCRQAMADAKLQPEQIDAVIMVGGSTRVPMVYEAVSEFFGKPANNSLNPDEVVALGAAIQADILAGNRKDILLLDVTPLTLGIETMGGLMDSIIPRNSKIPTKAGRQYTTSVDGQVNMKISVYQGERDLVKENRKLAEFDLKGIPAMPAGFPKVDVNFILNADGILKVEAVELRSGVRQEVEVKPQYGLTDEQVEQMLMDSITHAKDDVSTRMVIEARTSAEQMLYQVERFVEKNGQHLTEEEIKLTRENVQKLRDVLAANGDKDAIYAAVDRLEEQTSPFAERVMQISIKQTMAGKKIE; from the coding sequence CAAAAGTTGCAATAAACCTTTCTACCGGAGCTCTTCAGCAGGAAGAGGTAATAGTAGGCATAGATTTAGGTACAACCAACAGCTTGGTGGCCTACATTCACCCTGAAGATAAGAAGCCGATCGCTATCAACGACCAAGGCCGCGGTACCATCGTGCCGTCGGTGGTGCACTTCGCCAATAACGGCGAAACCTACGTTGGCAACGAGGCGAAGGACTACCTCCTGACAGACCCGGCAAACACAATTTACTCTGTGAAGCGCCTGCTGGGCAAATCCTACAAAGACCTGGGGGAGCATAAAGATTACTTTGGCTATAAGGTGATTGATGACGACAGCGAAGGCCTGGTGAAGATCCGGGTGCAGGACAAGTTCTACTCCCCGATTGAGCTGTCGGCAGAGATACTGAAAGAGCTGCGCGAGCGGGCGGAGCACTCTCTGAAGACTCCGGTTAACCGCGCCGTAATTACCGTTCCGGCCTATTTTAACGATTCGCAGCGGCAAGCTACGCGCGATGCCGGAAAACTGGCCGGGCTGGAAGTACTGCGTATCGTAAACGAGCCTACTGCAGCCGCACTGGCCTACGGCATTGGGATAGACCCGAACGAGGAGAAAACGGTGGCCGTGTACGATCTTGGTGGCGGTACCTTCGATATCTCCATCCTCAGCATTCATCAGGGCATCTTTGAGGTACTCTCTACCAACGGTGACACCTACCTGGGCGGCGATGACTTTGACCGCGCCATCATCAACCACTGGATTCAAAACAACGAACTGATTGCCGATACTGTGAACCAGGACAAGCACCTGTCGCAGGAGCTGCGCCTGAGAGCCGAAGAGGCGAAGCGCGCCCTGAGCGCGCAGGAGGTATATACCGGCACAATTGACGGAAGGATTGACTGCCACCTGGAGCGGCACACGTTCGAAACGCTGATCGCTCCGATTGTAGCCCGCACGATGGAAAGCTGCAGGCAGGCTATGGCGGATGCAAAGCTACAGCCGGAGCAGATTGACGCTGTGATTATGGTGGGAGGCTCTACACGCGTACCGATGGTGTACGAGGCCGTATCGGAGTTCTTCGGCAAACCAGCAAACAATTCGCTGAACCCGGATGAGGTAGTGGCCCTGGGCGCTGCCATCCAGGCCGATATCCTGGCCGGTAACCGCAAAGACATCCTACTACTGGATGTAACGCCGCTAACGCTGGGCATTGAGACGATGGGCGGCCTGATGGACTCTATCATCCCGCGCAACTCCAAGATACCAACCAAGGCAGGGCGCCAGTACACGACTTCGGTAGACGGACAGGTGAACATGAAGATCTCCGTTTACCAAGGCGAGCGCGACCTGGTAAAGGAAAACCGCAAACTGGCTGAGTTCGATCTGAAGGGTATCCCGGCTATGCCGGCGGGCTTCCCGAAGGTAGACGTCAACTTTATACTTAATGCGGACGGTATCCTGAAGGTAGAGGCGGTTGAGCTGCGCTCCGGCGTGCGCCAGGAGGTAGAGGTAAAGCCACAGTACGGCCTCACAGACGAGCAGGTGGAGCAAATGCTGATGGACTCTATCACCCACGCTAAGGACGACGTATCAACTCGTATGGTGATAGAGGCGCGTACCTCGGCAGAGCAGATGCTGTACCAGGTGGAGCGCTTTGTGGAGAAGAACGGTCAGCACCTGACGGAGGAAGAAATCAAACTTACCCGTGAAAATGTGCAGAAGCTGCGCGATGTGCTAGCCGCCAACGGTGATAAAGACGCCATATACGCAGCAGTGGACAGACTGGAGGAGCAGACAAGCCCGTTTGCCGAGCGCGTGATGCAGATCTCGATCAAGCAGACAATGGCCGGGAAGAAGATTGAGTAG
- a CDS encoding Ldh family oxidoreductase codes for MYPYRQLFDFTQEVFLHIGCPADDARLAAEVLLSADLRGVDSHGVARLSGYVRLWEAGRINPKPNIRVVHETPSTATVDGDGGLGLVVAPRAMAIAKQKAEQVGSGWVSVKNSNHFGIAGYHAMMALEDDMIGIAMTNASPLVAPTFSTDRMLGTNPIAVAVPAKHQPPFVADLATAAAANGKLEILQRKEKKAPSGWIQTKEGHNSTNPNELKDGGALLPLGSDRDHGSHKGYALASVVDILSAVLSGANYGPWVPPFVAFLPVADNLPGEGIGHFLGAMRVDAFRPAEEFKQHMDNWIGTFRRANAVSGERAVLIPGDPEREMEEVRLIQGIPLLPPVERDLEALAQRFDIKL; via the coding sequence ATGTACCCATACCGACAACTTTTTGACTTCACGCAGGAGGTGTTCCTGCACATAGGTTGCCCGGCGGACGATGCCCGTCTGGCTGCCGAAGTACTGCTTTCCGCTGACCTGCGCGGCGTAGACTCCCACGGCGTAGCCCGCCTGAGCGGCTATGTGCGCCTGTGGGAGGCAGGCAGAATTAACCCTAAGCCGAACATCCGTGTTGTGCACGAAACACCCAGCACCGCCACGGTAGACGGCGATGGAGGCCTGGGGCTGGTGGTGGCACCGCGTGCCATGGCTATTGCGAAACAGAAGGCGGAACAGGTGGGCTCCGGATGGGTATCCGTAAAGAACTCAAACCACTTCGGCATTGCCGGCTACCATGCCATGATGGCGCTGGAGGACGACATGATCGGCATTGCCATGACTAACGCCTCGCCCCTGGTGGCTCCAACGTTCTCTACAGACCGCATGTTGGGCACCAACCCTATCGCCGTGGCTGTGCCCGCTAAGCACCAACCTCCTTTTGTAGCTGACTTGGCCACTGCCGCTGCTGCCAACGGAAAGCTGGAGATACTGCAACGCAAAGAGAAAAAAGCCCCTTCCGGTTGGATACAGACGAAAGAAGGCCACAACTCCACCAACCCGAACGAACTGAAGGATGGCGGGGCTCTGCTTCCGCTGGGCTCCGACCGCGACCACGGCAGCCACAAAGGCTATGCGTTGGCCTCCGTGGTGGATATTCTGTCTGCCGTACTTTCGGGCGCCAATTACGGCCCATGGGTGCCGCCGTTTGTGGCTTTCCTGCCGGTGGCGGACAACCTGCCGGGAGAAGGCATCGGCCACTTTTTAGGCGCTATGCGTGTAGACGCTTTCCGTCCTGCCGAAGAGTTTAAGCAGCACATGGACAACTGGATCGGCACTTTCCGCCGCGCCAACGCAGTTAGCGGGGAGCGGGCCGTGTTAATCCCTGGCGACCCGGAGCGTGAGATGGAAGAGGTGCGCCTGATACAGGGGATTCCGCTGCTGCCGCCGGTAGAGCGCGACCTGGAGGCCCTGGCCCAGCGCTTCGATATTAAGCTGTAA
- a CDS encoding GNAT family N-acetyltransferase, with product MFLKSDHTYLRALEPTDLDFLYTLENDTAVWHVGNTLAPYSRFVLEAYLQNAALDIYTVKQLRLLICNNGHQPIGAIDLFDFDPLHRRAGVGIVITAEHRGNGHAREALTLLLHYCQHTLQLHQVYCSVTATNLPSLNLFSEAGFQRAGVRKEWLRTPDGWEDVVELQRLF from the coding sequence GTGTTTTTGAAATCTGACCATACGTACCTGAGGGCGCTGGAGCCAACCGACCTGGACTTTTTGTACACACTGGAGAACGATACCGCCGTTTGGCACGTGGGGAACACCCTTGCCCCGTACTCCCGGTTTGTGCTGGAGGCGTACCTGCAGAACGCCGCCCTCGATATCTACACCGTAAAGCAGCTTCGCCTGCTCATCTGCAACAACGGCCATCAACCTATCGGAGCCATCGACCTGTTCGACTTCGACCCGTTGCACCGCCGCGCCGGCGTAGGGATTGTAATCACAGCCGAGCACCGTGGCAACGGCCACGCCCGCGAAGCCCTGACCCTGCTGCTCCACTACTGCCAGCATACATTGCAGTTGCACCAGGTATACTGCTCCGTTACCGCCACCAACCTGCCGAGCCTTAACCTTTTCTCGGAGGCTGGCTTCCAGCGCGCCGGCGTCCGGAAGGAGTGGCTGCGCACGCCGGACGGGTGGGAGGACGTGGTAGAGCTACAGCGGCTGTTCTAG
- a CDS encoding phosphatase: MNKRLALIDMGTNTFHLLVTEVSEQGQLQELFKTKVPVRLGQGGISNGAITPEASDRALKTLRDFRKTIDELGADTVRAMATSMVRNASNGDAFVKDIFKQTDIRVEVIDGAREAELIYYGVRAAGVLGEETALIMDIGGGSVEFILCNQNEIFWKQSFELGAQRLMDMFFTQDPIPAESVAAEKAYLEEKLQPLTEAVAKYKPTVLVGSSGTFDTLCDIDAQSKGDTSRTTAPPVASTLAVKAFRTVHQDLLRKNHEERLAIPGMLEMRVDMIVLASIAADFVLQKYNLQEIRVSSYALKEGMLQEMLAAQ, from the coding sequence ATGAATAAACGTCTCGCACTCATCGACATGGGCACCAACACCTTTCACCTGCTGGTAACGGAGGTAAGTGAGCAGGGCCAGCTGCAGGAACTATTTAAAACGAAGGTGCCGGTGCGGCTGGGCCAGGGCGGCATCAGCAACGGGGCAATTACACCCGAGGCTTCCGACCGCGCCCTGAAGACCTTGCGCGACTTCCGCAAAACCATAGACGAGCTGGGGGCGGATACCGTGCGGGCCATGGCCACCAGCATGGTGCGCAACGCCAGCAACGGCGATGCCTTTGTGAAGGATATCTTTAAACAGACGGATATAAGGGTGGAGGTAATTGACGGGGCGCGCGAGGCGGAGCTGATCTACTACGGCGTGCGGGCAGCCGGTGTGCTGGGCGAGGAAACCGCCCTGATCATGGACATCGGGGGTGGCAGCGTGGAGTTTATCCTTTGCAACCAAAATGAGATTTTCTGGAAGCAGAGCTTTGAGCTGGGGGCACAGCGCCTGATGGATATGTTCTTCACCCAGGATCCGATTCCCGCTGAAAGCGTTGCCGCCGAGAAAGCGTACCTGGAAGAAAAACTGCAGCCGCTGACGGAGGCGGTGGCCAAGTATAAGCCCACTGTACTGGTAGGCTCCTCCGGCACCTTCGACACACTCTGCGACATTGACGCGCAAAGCAAAGGCGACACCTCCCGCACCACGGCCCCACCGGTTGCCTCTACCCTGGCGGTAAAGGCCTTCCGTACTGTACACCAGGACCTGCTCCGAAAGAACCACGAGGAGCGCCTGGCGATTCCGGGCATGCTGGAAATGCGGGTGGATATGATTGTGCTGGCAAGTATAGCCGCGGACTTTGTGCTCCAGAAGTATAACCTTCAGGAGATACGGGTATCGTCTTATGCACTGAAAGAAGGCATGCTGCAGGAAATGCTGGCCGCCCAGTAA
- the dapF gene encoding diaminopimelate epimerase yields MAISFYKYQGTGNDFVMVDNRKRNFPAEDEALVKHLCDRRKGIGADGLILLQDHPDYDFEMVYYNADGRVGSMCGNGARCTVRFARQLGVIEDVACFLAADGEHQANVERDLIQLKMNDVKSVERIGEDYYLNTGSPHYVRFVEGVEALDVYAEGRAIRYNERFKEVGTNVNFVQRLSDSEIYVRTYERGVEDETLSCGTGVTACALVAGLQGMQSPVNVKVLGGELQVAFEQVEDGSFKYIYLIGPAKQVFSGTVPLQQV; encoded by the coding sequence ATGGCAATTAGCTTTTATAAGTACCAGGGCACGGGCAACGACTTCGTGATGGTCGACAACCGCAAACGAAATTTCCCGGCTGAGGACGAGGCACTGGTAAAGCACCTGTGCGACCGCCGCAAAGGAATTGGCGCTGACGGGCTCATCCTGCTGCAGGACCACCCGGACTATGACTTTGAGATGGTGTACTACAACGCCGATGGCCGTGTAGGCTCTATGTGCGGAAACGGCGCGCGCTGCACCGTGCGTTTTGCCCGCCAGCTGGGGGTGATCGAGGACGTGGCCTGCTTTCTGGCCGCCGACGGGGAGCACCAGGCCAATGTGGAGCGCGACCTGATCCAACTGAAGATGAACGACGTGAAAAGCGTCGAGCGCATCGGGGAGGACTACTACTTGAACACCGGCTCGCCGCACTACGTCAGGTTTGTAGAGGGTGTGGAGGCGCTGGATGTGTATGCCGAAGGCCGCGCCATCCGCTACAACGAGCGTTTTAAGGAAGTGGGCACGAATGTGAACTTTGTGCAGCGCCTGTCGGACAGCGAGATCTACGTGCGCACCTATGAGCGCGGAGTGGAGGACGAAACCCTCTCCTGCGGAACAGGCGTAACGGCGTGTGCGCTGGTGGCTGGCCTGCAGGGCATGCAAAGCCCGGTAAATGTAAAAGTGCTGGGGGGCGAACTGCAGGTGGCTTTTGAGCAGGTGGAAGACGGCAGCTTTAAGTACATTTACCTGATCGGCCCGGCCAAGCAGGTGTTCAGCGGCACCGTTCCGCTGCAGCAAGTATAA
- the secA gene encoding preprotein translocase subunit SecA, translated as MFDFFGKTVAKLFGTKSDRDIKEVIPYVSKINEEYAKLNTLTDDQLRQKTFEIKGIIDDRLKSIDEKIAALHKRVADEPELNIVQKENIFSEIDELEKERNKELEVVLMEVLPTGFAIVKETARRWKENGQLTVTATDHDRMIAARKPNVQIEDDKATWANKWIAAGNEITWDMLHYDVQLIGGIVLHQGKIAEMATGEGKTLVATLPAYLNALAKRGVHVVTVNDYLARRDSEWMAPLFEFHGLTIDCIDRHQPNSEARRNAYKADITYGTNNEFGFDYLRDNMSREPQDLVQRKHHYAMVDEVDSVLIDDARTPLIISGPVPRGDEHEFYQLKPRIGMLVEAQRKVVQNFLTEAKRLIKEGNTQDGGLALFRAYRGLPKSKPLIKFLSETGNRAIMQKTENFYLQDNSRQMPEADEPLYFTIDEKHNQIELTEKGIDLITGQGEDPNFFIMPDIGTEIANIDNDNSLSHEEQLHKKETLIADFQEKSKRIHTINQLLKAYTLFEKDTEYIVTPDHKVKIVDEQTGRVMEGRRYSDGLHQAIEAKENVKVEDATQTYATVTLQNYFRMYHKLSGMTGTAETEAGEFWDIYKLDVVVIPTNRPIQRKDEHDKVYKTVREKYNAVADEIVELTQAGRPVLVGTTSVEISELLSRMLKLRNINHQVLNAKMHQKEAEIVAEAGKPGTVTIATNMAGRGTDIKLAPESKAAGGLAIIGTERHESRRVDRQLRGRAGRQGDPGSSQFFVSLEDNLMRLFGSDRIARLMDRMGLEEGEVIQHSMITNSIERAQKKVEENNFGQRKRLLEYDDVMNAQREVVYKRRRNALYGERLELDVWNMIYDISEDVVVSYKNINDYENFQLHILRVFGIESSISEADFRGTQANQLAERLYNEALNHYLERNKQTAAQAFPIIADIHQNRGPMIENVAVPFTDGKRQLAAVANLTKTFESQGLELIRAMEKIITLGTIDQAWTEHLRQMDDLKQSVQNAVYEQKDPLLIYKFESFELFKRMIGKVNEQTIQFLFHAHIPVQAPEQVREPRPQQAPKPPVLKEQKQEVHSSLEDETGHTTAPAAEPEKIMPAHSQKLAGRNERVSVQYNDGRVLKDVKFKSVEDDLLHNRCVLIEE; from the coding sequence ATGTTTGATTTTTTCGGTAAAACCGTTGCGAAACTATTCGGAACCAAATCCGACAGGGATATAAAAGAGGTTATACCTTATGTATCTAAGATAAACGAGGAGTACGCTAAACTCAACACGCTCACAGACGACCAGCTACGCCAGAAGACGTTTGAAATTAAAGGCATCATTGATGACCGCCTGAAGTCCATCGACGAGAAGATCGCGGCGCTGCACAAGCGTGTGGCCGATGAGCCGGAGCTGAACATCGTGCAGAAGGAAAACATCTTCTCGGAGATTGATGAACTGGAGAAGGAGCGCAACAAGGAGCTGGAAGTAGTGCTGATGGAGGTGCTGCCTACTGGTTTTGCCATTGTAAAAGAAACTGCCCGCCGCTGGAAAGAGAACGGCCAGCTAACGGTAACCGCCACCGACCACGACCGCATGATCGCGGCGCGCAAGCCAAACGTGCAGATCGAGGACGATAAAGCCACCTGGGCTAACAAATGGATCGCAGCCGGCAACGAAATCACCTGGGACATGCTGCACTACGATGTGCAGCTGATCGGCGGTATTGTACTGCACCAGGGTAAGATTGCCGAGATGGCGACAGGTGAAGGTAAAACGCTGGTGGCAACGCTGCCGGCATACCTCAATGCCCTGGCGAAGCGCGGGGTGCACGTGGTAACGGTAAACGACTACCTGGCCCGCCGCGACTCGGAGTGGATGGCGCCGCTGTTTGAGTTCCATGGCCTGACCATCGACTGCATCGACAGGCACCAGCCAAACTCAGAAGCCCGCCGCAACGCCTACAAAGCAGACATCACCTACGGTACGAATAACGAGTTCGGCTTTGACTACCTGCGCGACAACATGTCGCGTGAGCCGCAGGACCTGGTACAGCGCAAGCACCATTACGCCATGGTCGATGAGGTGGACTCTGTGTTGATTGACGATGCCCGTACTCCGCTGATTATCTCCGGCCCTGTGCCGCGTGGCGATGAGCACGAGTTTTACCAGCTGAAGCCGCGCATTGGCATGTTGGTAGAGGCGCAGCGTAAAGTAGTGCAGAACTTCCTGACGGAGGCCAAGCGCCTGATCAAGGAAGGCAATACGCAGGATGGTGGTCTGGCGCTTTTCCGTGCCTACCGCGGTCTGCCGAAGAGCAAGCCCCTGATCAAGTTCCTGAGTGAGACGGGTAACCGTGCCATCATGCAGAAAACAGAGAACTTCTACCTGCAGGATAACTCACGCCAGATGCCGGAGGCCGATGAGCCGTTGTACTTTACCATCGACGAAAAGCACAACCAGATTGAGCTGACGGAGAAAGGCATCGACCTGATCACCGGCCAGGGAGAAGACCCGAACTTCTTCATCATGCCGGACATCGGTACTGAGATTGCCAACATTGATAACGACAACTCCCTATCGCACGAGGAGCAGTTGCATAAGAAAGAGACGCTGATCGCCGATTTCCAGGAAAAGTCGAAGCGTATCCACACGATTAACCAGTTGCTGAAGGCTTATACGTTGTTCGAAAAAGACACCGAGTACATCGTAACGCCGGACCACAAGGTGAAGATCGTGGATGAGCAGACGGGCCGTGTTATGGAAGGCCGCCGTTACTCAGACGGACTGCACCAGGCCATCGAGGCGAAGGAGAACGTAAAAGTGGAGGATGCCACGCAGACCTACGCTACCGTTACGCTGCAGAACTACTTCCGTATGTACCACAAACTTTCCGGTATGACGGGTACTGCCGAAACAGAGGCAGGCGAGTTCTGGGACATCTATAAACTGGATGTGGTGGTAATCCCTACTAACCGCCCGATCCAACGAAAAGACGAGCACGACAAAGTATACAAAACCGTTCGCGAGAAGTATAACGCGGTTGCGGATGAGATTGTAGAGTTAACGCAGGCTGGCCGCCCGGTGCTGGTAGGTACTACTTCGGTAGAGATATCCGAGCTCCTGAGCCGCATGCTGAAGCTGCGCAATATCAACCACCAGGTGCTGAACGCGAAGATGCACCAGAAAGAGGCCGAGATTGTGGCCGAGGCAGGTAAGCCGGGCACGGTAACCATCGCTACCAACATGGCAGGCCGTGGTACTGACATTAAGCTGGCGCCGGAGTCTAAGGCAGCGGGTGGTCTGGCCATTATCGGTACAGAGCGCCACGAGTCCCGCCGTGTAGACCGCCAGTTGCGTGGTCGTGCCGGTCGCCAGGGTGACCCGGGCTCTTCGCAGTTCTTCGTGTCTCTCGAGGATAACCTGATGCGCCTGTTCGGCTCAGACCGTATTGCCCGCCTGATGGACCGTATGGGTCTGGAAGAAGGAGAAGTGATCCAGCATTCTATGATCACCAACTCTATTGAGCGTGCGCAGAAGAAAGTGGAGGAGAACAACTTTGGCCAGCGTAAGCGCCTGCTGGAGTATGACGACGTGATGAACGCACAGCGTGAGGTGGTGTACAAGCGCCGCCGCAATGCCCTTTACGGCGAGCGTCTGGAGCTGGATGTATGGAACATGATCTATGACATCAGCGAGGATGTGGTTGTGAGCTACAAGAACATCAACGACTACGAAAACTTCCAGCTGCACATTCTGCGCGTATTCGGTATAGAGTCTTCTATCTCGGAGGCTGATTTCCGAGGCACGCAGGCGAACCAGTTGGCAGAGCGCCTGTACAACGAGGCCCTGAACCACTACCTGGAGCGCAACAAGCAGACAGCCGCGCAGGCTTTCCCGATCATTGCCGATATCCACCAGAACCGTGGGCCGATGATTGAGAACGTGGCCGTGCCGTTTACCGATGGCAAGCGCCAACTGGCTGCCGTGGCAAACCTGACGAAGACGTTCGAATCGCAAGGCCTGGAGCTGATCCGCGCCATGGAGAAGATCATCACGCTGGGCACCATCGACCAGGCCTGGACAGAGCACCTGCGCCAGATGGACGACCTGAAGCAGTCGGTTCAGAACGCCGTGTACGAGCAGAAAGACCCGCTGTTGATCTACAAGTTCGAGTCGTTTGAGCTGTTCAAGCGCATGATCGGCAAAGTGAACGAACAGACCATTCAGTTCCTGTTCCATGCCCACATTCCGGTGCAGGCACCAGAGCAGGTACGGGAGCCGCGCCCGCAGCAAGCCCCTAAGCCACCGGTGCTAAAGGAGCAAAAGCAGGAGGTGCACTCGTCGCTGGAGGATGAAACCGGCCATACCACTGCCCCTGCCGCAGAGCCGGAGAAGATCATGCCTGCCCACTCGCAGAAGCTGGCGGGCCGCAACGAGCGCGTAAGCGTGCAGTACAACGACGGCCGTGTGCTGAAGGATGTAAAGTTCAAGAGCGTGGAAGACGATCTGCTGCACAACCGCTGCGTACTGATTGAGGAATAA
- a CDS encoding class I SAM-dependent methyltransferase, with protein sequence MYSFLTTENWADYELVDSGNFEKLERFGDYYVARPEPQAIWDKHLPEQEWQRMANAVFTRDKGSQEKGQWKLKKGMPEQWFINYQYNDLKLRFRLGLSSFKHVGLFPEQDSNWKFIYDTTKKLKTPQPKVLNMFAYTGAATLAAKAAGADVTHLDSIKQVNFWARDNMEASNLDNVRWIVEDAMKYARREVKRGNTYNGIILDPPSYGRGPNNEKWQLENELNEMIKLCREMLDGTDYFLLINLYSMGFSAMVLDNLMRDTFGEQVQNEELGELYLHDSGNRRLPLGTFFRFSSVKR encoded by the coding sequence ATGTATTCCTTTTTAACTACAGAAAACTGGGCCGACTACGAACTGGTGGATTCCGGAAATTTTGAGAAGCTGGAGCGTTTCGGAGATTACTATGTCGCGCGCCCTGAGCCTCAGGCGATTTGGGACAAGCACCTGCCGGAGCAGGAGTGGCAGCGTATGGCCAATGCCGTGTTCACCCGCGACAAGGGCAGCCAGGAGAAGGGCCAGTGGAAGCTGAAGAAAGGAATGCCGGAGCAGTGGTTTATCAACTACCAGTATAACGACCTGAAGCTGCGTTTCCGCTTAGGCCTATCGTCTTTTAAGCATGTGGGCCTGTTTCCGGAGCAGGACAGCAACTGGAAGTTTATCTACGACACCACCAAAAAGCTGAAGACACCGCAACCGAAGGTACTCAACATGTTTGCCTATACGGGTGCCGCCACACTGGCCGCCAAAGCCGCCGGAGCTGACGTAACGCACCTGGACTCCATCAAGCAGGTGAACTTCTGGGCCCGCGATAACATGGAGGCCAGCAACCTCGACAACGTGCGCTGGATTGTGGAAGACGCCATGAAGTACGCCCGCCGCGAGGTAAAGCGAGGCAACACCTACAACGGCATCATCCTGGACCCGCCAAGCTACGGCCGCGGCCCGAACAATGAGAAGTGGCAGCTGGAGAATGAGCTGAACGAGATGATCAAGCTCTGCCGTGAGATGCTGGACGGCACGGATTACTTCCTGCTGATAAACCTGTACTCCATGGGCTTCTCGGCCATGGTGCTCGACAACCTGATGCGCGACACCTTTGGGGAGCAGGTGCAGAACGAGGAACTGGGCGAACTGTACTTGCACGACAGCGGTAACAGAAGATTGCCGCTGGGTACTTTCTTCAGGTTTAGTTCAGTGAAGAGGTAA
- the deoC gene encoding deoxyribose-phosphate aldolase, giving the protein MAGEELASYIDHTLLRPEATREQVLQLCDEARNYGFAAVCVPPYYVALAKDRLGVGAQVKVATVVGFPLGYQHPKVKFLETHQAIEDGAAEIDVVMNIAAFKSGKYEEVENELGDLAKFCHLKEAELKVIIETALLTEEEIKKACELCANAEVDYVKTSTGFAAKGATVEHVLLMRRVLPSTMKIKAAGGIKTAADAEALIKAGADRLGCSASIQIVTHEQNS; this is encoded by the coding sequence ATGGCAGGAGAAGAATTAGCATCGTATATAGACCACACGCTGCTGCGCCCGGAGGCAACCCGGGAGCAGGTGTTGCAGCTTTGCGACGAAGCGCGTAACTACGGCTTTGCCGCTGTGTGCGTGCCGCCGTATTATGTTGCCCTGGCCAAAGACCGGCTCGGGGTGGGGGCTCAGGTAAAGGTGGCCACGGTAGTAGGGTTCCCGCTGGGCTATCAGCACCCGAAGGTCAAGTTCCTGGAGACACACCAGGCGATTGAGGACGGTGCGGCGGAGATAGACGTGGTGATGAACATTGCCGCCTTCAAGTCTGGGAAGTACGAGGAGGTAGAGAATGAGCTGGGCGACCTGGCCAAGTTCTGCCACCTGAAAGAGGCGGAGCTGAAAGTGATTATCGAAACCGCCCTGCTGACAGAGGAGGAGATTAAAAAGGCATGCGAGCTTTGCGCCAATGCCGAGGTAGACTACGTGAAGACATCTACAGGTTTTGCCGCGAAAGGGGCTACCGTAGAGCATGTGCTGCTCATGCGCCGCGTGCTGCCCAGTACCATGAAAATAAAAGCGGCGGGCGGCATTAAAACGGCCGCTGATGCAGAAGCGTTAATAAAGGCCGGCGCCGACAGGTTAGGTTGCTCGGCCAGTATACAAATAGTTACCCATGAACAGAATTCTTAA